The Vitis riparia cultivar Riparia Gloire de Montpellier isolate 1030 chromosome 3, EGFV_Vit.rip_1.0, whole genome shotgun sequence genome segment TACTGAAAAAGCTCCCAAAATCCAATTCACAAGTCGATCAACCAAAATGTATCAATGAACATACATGAAAAAACAGCATGCAATCATAGGACAAACACAATGCACCAAGATGTTTCTCATCCAACTTGTCAATAAGAAGTAACTAGACTACGGATCATAGATAAACAATGAGGGGGCTTTAAAGGCTGAATCATTAAATTCTGCATTTATGGACACTCTGCCTATCAACTCCAACCCCTTATGGGTAGACATTCATACATTTCACATAGCAAAGAAAAGCCTCTAACTTTACTTTTCATATTTGCCTATGGTTTTTGGCTCTAGTCATCACCAGTGTTCTTCTGTTCTGATTTTGCATACTCTTGAATTATAACATCAAACACCATGTAAGGGTCAGTTCCCAATGACCTTACCACTTAAAATACACTGCATTCTAAACCAATAATCAATCCACCCATCTGGATGTGAGTTTTGATATTCCCCATGATACGAGAATGAGGAATAAAAGGTTTGCAACTTTTGCAACCAAAACATACTCCAATTAACTGTGCATTTTAaccaataattatatttctcaAGCTGATTCCACAAAAATTAACACAGAAAAACATACCACTTTTAATTAGCCAGTAATTGATCAACAAATACACCCAGTggcccttcttctttttttttttttctttttaaaataaaaaagagcattttataaactaaactcCCCACAATTTCAAAGACTTCTTTTCAATGCCGttcttctcttcttcacaaTGCCAGCTAGACCAAAATTTAATCAACGCTATTTTACTAGTACAAATTGAAATCATTCCACCATTCTGTCTGCTAGAAATTACCCGAACCAGAAAAAAATGTTTACGAAATCATGTCTTAGATTTTCGATTGTTTGTTTCCTCTCATAGCAAGATCCATCAGATAcaataagtgaaaacaaattTCACAATCATAAACAACCAAAATGATAACCAATATCGAATTCAATCAAACTCACCTTAAACGACGCCTTGAGCCGCCTCTCCGGATGCTTATCCACCGGCAAATTGTCTGAAACCGACATCTGCGCAATTGCATCCTCAACTGTCCGAGCCTCAATCATCGAATCATCGCGATTCGTATTCGCAACAAGCACCATCCTCTCATACTCCTCCTCCGCTGCGGTCCGGCTCTGCCGACGCTTGGCCTCCTCAGAGCGCTGATGAATCTGGGCCTGCTCCTCCTCTTGTCGGCGCCGGAGCTCCGCCTCAGTGACTTTAGGGACAGGGATAGAGACGCGGTTGGCCTTCTTGTCCGGCTTCTTCATCGCCTTTTCGAGATTCTTCTCCTCCATCTCTGCAAGACGGCGAGCCTCGGCCTTCCGTGCAGCTGCCTCGGCGCGCTTCTCCGCTTCGTCCTCGCGCTTCTTAGCGGCACGGGACTTGGCGCCCTCGGCTTCCTGCCAGTACTGATCTTCCTTCTGGCGAGCCTCGCGCTCCTTGCGCTCGGATTCTGTGGCGTTCTTCCGAGCCCTAGCCTCCTCGGCCTTGCTGTTGACGCCCATCTTCTTCGGCATCGTTGCTCTCTCTCACGTAATCTGAGCCTCTGAGATTTGGAGAATCTCACGATCTTGATCGATTATTAGGGTTTACGAGATATGATTCATACGCAAGAGCTAGACCTGTGTTTTGTGAAGGACAATGGCAATGACGCCCGCGATTTTCCGGTTCACCGGTCGAGCCGGattcctttttcctctttttttttttttttaattttatttatattttcattttttttttttggttttgcgAGTATCATGAAAAGATAAAAGCTATTCCTCCCCAAAATGtaaattctcaaaattaaaataacattatttttataaaattaataatattttgtacaATATACAAATACATTCTCGATGCTCTCTTTACACTAATATTATCGATGTAACATATGTCTAGATAGTTTATTGTCACGAACTTAGTCTTTCTCTaagctcgtgcgacacttaAACAAGTCAAAACACTTTATCTTGTTAAGTTAGTCTTACTCTTTTATACTTAGCTCATTAGGCTAAGATGCACACAACTTAGAAGCTCTAAAATGTGTAGTAAGCAACACTTAAAACATGGAAGCTTTTATTGTTCTCAATGAATGCTTTACAAGTATTTAGAAACTTGCTTGGTTGGTTAGATTTTTGGGTGGTGTCTTAGCCACCAAATGAGAATCTCACATATTTATATGTACCTtaggaactctctagaacctaTGAGGGTTCTTTACAAATTAAGAATGTTCTAAATTATCCTAGTACTATCTATGTACATGTATATACATAGTGACTTTGGAACACTCTAGAATACTCTCATCCTTTTTCATATCTTCCATCCCTTAAGCAGAGATGCATAGGTGTTTCTAGGACTTCTCTAAAATGTTTTACCCTCCTCCACTAGTCGATATCTCAAAGAGGTTCCAAAAGCTTCCCACCCCCTATATAAGCTCAAGAGGAGGGTCATTTGGAATAGTTCGTGACATTATGCATCCTTAGCCCATTTCTAAATTCAACCCCCATTATAAAGGAAGACAAATTGAGGAATGAAATGGGGTATACAAACACACATGGGATTGCTTAAACATGGGTAGGCCCAATGCCCGATGCGTGTGCTCAACAAGAAGCATGATTTTACACTAAGCTTGGCATATGTAAAACATATTGGCATTAGAGCAAACCCAAGCAAGAAGCTACTAACATAAAAAAGATCTAACACATGATAGTCTGAAATGTGGGTCAATCTTACTAACAAGCACCAGGTGGCAAGCAAACGTACAAGAATAAGTTGAATCTTATGATGGTGATAAGGCAAAGAATGGGCTATCAAGTTTGAGGCTCGGAGGAATTAATGAAGAGACAACCATTGCATTATGCTAATAGGTGACATTATTGAGAGTATTGAATAAATCCAACAACAAGTAATAAAAACTAATGTAATTTGACACAAACCACCATCAAGATGTGGAGGAGTGGTTGGCTGAGTTAGGTTGAATGCCCATACATAGTATACCTAGCAAGCCATTCTCTCCATACCATATGGTGCACTTCTTATAAATGACTTGCCCCAACCTACACTAGTAGGCCTAATCTAGgcattaaaaataagtaaaggTGGGTTTAGAGCGGTTCACTTACAACTTATTTGAGCTATTggccaataaaaaaattagtatttttgttttaactaATTAAGATGGAAACCcgcaaaagaaattttttcattgttataaaaaagtgaaataaattcaaaaactaaGAGAATTGGGCATTCTATAATTATAGTAGATTAATAAATGATTTCTACTAGTGGTGATTGCctttaatcataaaataattgcataaatttttatatctataatGAATTGCCTTTGTATGGTCCAAGAAATAGgtagaaaacaaagagaaagtGAATACTTTTGTCCCTCGCTGATGACCCCTCATGCAAGAGTGACATCATCCTGACCATGAATATCTTTGTACACCGTTTGAATTAACAATTTTTCTAAGGTAAAAATAACCtttatgaaataacaaaaatatcattttttaaagatattcaaaattataCTTTCAAACATACTTAAAGACATCTTGTATATCAAGAATTGCTTAAGGATATAAACTATACTTTCTAACATACTTTCTATGTCAGGGTCTTGACATCAAGAAAtcgatctttttttttttattatcttctatttttttcaatatttctcacttttaaaatacctctaaattatttctaattatttttaattatatttataacaaaattttatcaaaatttttataaatcataaaccttaaaatatatttatatagtacaaatataatattgatatgtggattaaaaatatatacaaaaagaactattttttttaaaaaaaaataaatattgccAAATTGACAAGAAATCTTCTACATTGTAGATTGGAAACAAGGAGGAAGGCTCAAGGAAAATCTTAAAACAAATTTGGACCACTTAGCTTGTAAGGTACTTGGCAATTTAATGGCTACTTCCAAAAGACAACCCACCATGAAAAGTATGaacaaatttactaaaattcATACTTGAAACTACCTTGATTTTAGCTATCATGACATTGATGTTTTGCCTACCTAAATTGTTTGCATTCACCTTCATTTTGTTaccaaaaaatagtaaaatatttctttattttgataaaataataacaaaaacaaataataaatataattataatttttaataaaggaagaaaaagataattgaagaaaaatattggtaaatcCTACTCCACCCATTTCTTGTCACTAGGATATACCATTTATTCCAATATCATGTCCTCATGTGACCATTTATTATTCACAacattcctttttgttttttctcaacCATAACATTCTATCTCACCACCATTTTTCTATCACACATTTGATACAAAAATTCCATATTATCgactttgttaaaaaaaaaaaaaaaaaaaaccacaataTCAATGATGTCGGTGCAAGgccaatgattttagaaaacaatttttttttttgtttttaaaaacaaaaaataattttttaaacttaaaaaacatatttaagaaaaaaattatatttttagaatttattatgaagacatattttttagaataaatttgaaatattttcagttattttttataaggtgttagaataattgaaaatataaaaattgctttaaaattttttactttacaCATGAATgtataataatttcataaaaaatatacaacaaTTGAGGTATGCTTTTTAATTACTATTCTCTAGAACTGTTTTCGACAccggttttcaaaaatattaccGAACAACCATGGCATTTTTCTAAGACTTTCGCTAATCACGAAACCTTTAATCATCCGTTGAAGTTGGAACGTCAACGGCGGAGACGCATGCGAATCATCATAATATGATAGGACCAGTAGCATCCCATAAATACCCTTGGGATTGTTATTATATCGTTAATTAACCTCGTGgtaatcatcatcattattacaAAACCAAGAGGCTTGCCTTCGCTGTTCTACTCCGCGGTCTACCGTATTATCCTGCAACCGACCGTGCTCCACGTCACCGACCAGCCGACCTCCTGTTTTTGCCCCTAGGCGTGTCACGTGCTGGGAACGCAATATTCGGGTGTGGCGCAATGCACTGTTCCAACGTCACCTTATCTACCCTATCACTCGACTACAGAAGGTGGGTCCCATGTTTATTAAGCCTGACATCCGTCCGATCGGCATCTCTTTAAGGCGTGTCCGTCCGATTATTTGATTTCCTGACCATATGTTCTACGAATTGGATACTGCCACGTTTCCCTTCATaaccaaaatcatttttttttcgaTCCAATCACAAGGCGAAAGGAGAAATATTTGAGTGGTTgtcatttttcccttttttattatttttaaattttctaatttttacaTCACATGATAAAAAGATATTAACATGCGATGGTGACGACTCACGCTTCTTACCGTGGACAGGCCCACTCCTCGTCCCTCTCCCAAAAGATAACCGCCGCTTCGTCTCTTCCGCACGCAATTCCCTCCCAAATCAACGGTTGGCCCTTCTCGCCGAGCTGGCGTCCACGTAGGCCGACGGGGAGCCACGTCATCCAACCGCGAGCCACAGCCACATCGTGGTGGGGCCCGCGAAAAAGCAGCGTGTCGGACGCGAAGCCATTGAGTCTGTGCAGTGACGGAAAGCCAACCCCTCTGCAAACGGCGTCACtttaccttttcctttttccgCCATCGCCACTTCTTCCTGCGTCTGGAGGGACTGAAAGAGTACGTTGGGAGGAAGCCCACCACCTccttttttttaacttcatctACTTTTGCTTTTTCTACCGTTGCTTCTCTTGAACCAGTCTCATGAGTTCTCCCTGATGTCATTGCAAAAACTATAACCCACTCTCTTGAATTCTCTGCTCAAAAAGTAAAATCCCCATCTCCATGATTGTGGTTTTTGCGTCCTTTAGGCCGCTCTTTTGAATTCTCTGCGCCAAATGTGAAATATCTGGCTTGGATTATCAAGGggttgaggtttttttttttctcagatcTGAATGGGGAGTGTTTCATCGGAGGAGGGAGTGGATGATCAG includes the following:
- the LOC117911671 gene encoding coiled-coil domain-containing protein 124; this translates as MPKKMGVNSKAEEARARKNATESERKEREARQKEDQYWQEAEGAKSRAAKKREDEAEKRAEAAARKAEARRLAEMEEKNLEKAMKKPDKKANRVSIPVPKVTEAELRRRQEEEQAQIHQRSEEAKRRQSRTAAEEEYERMVLVANTNRDDSMIEARTVEDAIAQMSVSDNLPVDKHPERRLKASFKAFEEAELPKLKEEKPGLTHTQYKDMIWKLWKKSPDNPLNQVAE